The DNA segment ATCTCAGCACCGTTGAATTTGATCACTACATCGCCGGCGACCAATCCGGCCTTTTCTGCGGGCGAATCAGGCGCGGTATTTTGTACTACAATCCCTTGATTGGCTTTCAAACCGAGTAATTTTGCCATCACGGCATTAATGGATGTGCCTTCAATGCCAAGATAGCCTCGGATCACCCGGCCATTGGCAATTAATGCACGCATAATTTTAACGGCTAACGGATAGGGGATCGCAAAGCTGATCCCCATCGTTTCAACATTATTCGCGACCTGAAATGACGCGGTATTAATACCCACTAGTTCACCCAAGCTATTAACCAATGCACCACCCGAGTTACCCTCGTTAATGGCCGCATCGGTTTGTAAGAAGTTTTGATGTCCTGTGGTACTCATGCCTATACGACCACGGGCACTGATAATACCTTGAGTGATAGTTTGACCTAAATTGTATGGATTACCAATGGCGAGTACCACATCACCAATGTTAGTCTGCTCGTGTTTACTCTGGGGAATACTGGGTAAATTTTCAGCATCTATGTGTAATACAGCCAGGTCGGTGTATCGATCAAAACCAATTAATTCCGCAGTGAAAAACCGACCGTCTTGGAGCGCCACAATAATTTGATCAGCATTGGCGATAACGTGGTAATTTGTCAGTAAATAACCTTTGTTATTCATGATCACGCCAGAACCTAGGCTTTGTGGGCGTAGTGTTGGTTTACTATTGATCGTTGATTTTTGGTAGGTGCGGGTATAAATATTAACCACGGAAGGCGCAGCCCGTTTTACCGCCGCTGAAAAACTCATTTGTTCATTAAGGCCCAATGAAAATGGCTGAGTCAGTCCTAAACTTTGCTTGTTTTGTAATTGCGGTAACGCCAAAAGCAGTATTGCCGCTACAGCGATACCGAGTAAGATACTTTTTGAAATATATGACCACCAACCTTGCACGAGATATCCCTACGTTACTCACTAAAATCGCAACGTAGAGAATAGCACCTCTGCCTACTATAATGTAGGGAATAACGTAAAGTGATGTAAGTACTAGCGTAATACCAAGAATAAATGCTGATCTCCGCGCTTGATATTAAGTGCGAGAGTGGCTTTTTCTTCAGTGAGTAATTTACGTAACTGGGCTAAATTTTTCACTTTATCCTTGTTTACACCAATAATAATATCACCTTCCTCTAAGCCCGATGCCGCCGCGATTGAACGGGGGGCGACTTTCGCAATCAGCACGCCTTGATTGTTGTCGGCAGTGGTCAATGCTGCGCCTGCAAGTCCTGGGTGTAAGTTACTGGCATTGGCAAGTTTGTTATCTGCGGGTTTTAATGTTGCCGTTACGCGCTTTTCGGTCCCGTTGCTGACCACGCCCAACGTGATTTGTTTGTCTGGGCCTAACGAGCCTATTCGTGCTCTTAATTCGCTAAAACTACGGATATTATTGTTATTAACACTGACAATAATATCACCCGCTATCAAGCCCGCTTCTGCTGCAGCGGAGTTTGGGGTGACTTGGTTGATGAATGCACCATATTGTATATCGATATCGAACGCTTTCGCCAAATCAGGGGTCAGTTCTTGGCCTGAAACACCTAATACGCCCCGGCGAACTTCACCATGTTCAATGATTTGCTGTACTAAATTATTGGCCATATTCGCTGGTATTGCAAAACCAATCCCGACATTACCACCATTAGGTCCTAATATCGCCGTATTAATTCCGATCAACTCACCCCGTAAATTAAGCAAGGCGCCACCGGAGTTACCGCTATTAATCGCCGCATCGGTTTGAATGAAATTTTCCAGGTTTTCTAATTGCAAACCAGAGCGGCCCAGGGCACTGACAATACCTGACGTCACGGTTTGACCTAAACCAAAGGGATTACCAATCGCGATAGTGAAATCACCGACGCGTAATTTATCCGAGTCGGCGAATTTAATTTCGGTTAAATTTTCTGCTTTAATTTGTAATAAGGCAATATCACTGCTTTTATCGGCACCCACAAGTTTTGCTTCATATTCATGCCCGTCTTTCAACATGACCTTGATCTCGTCAGCATCGGCAATGACATGATTATTGGTGAGGATATAACCTTGTTCAGCATCGATGATTACGCCCGAACCCAGACCTTGGAAAGGTCGACGTTGTTGTGAACCATGGCCTTCAGGCCCAAAGAAATAGCGAAAAGCTTCAGGTATACGTTGCTGCGATACCTTGGTACCAGAAACTGAAATATTCACGACGGCAGGCGTGACTTTTTCGAGAATGGGGGCAAGACTCGGTATTGATTGTCCTGCAACAGCGAGTGGCAGTGCTGCTGTTGCAGGTAGACTGGCTAACCCTATTGCCGTGCTTAATGTTAGTGCGGTAAGCGTCGTTAAATGTGATTTTACGTTCATAACTATTTAAGCCTTTGAAAATTACAAGCATAAATAGTTAGATGTAGCTAGGATATAAAAGTTCAAGTTATTTGTTGAGTAATCCTGAAGCCGTACTTGAGTAATCTTTAGGTTGACCTTCAAGAGGCTCTGCAGGATCGATTTCTGCTTTGGTCTGAAAGGGAATATCTTTAACGGCAACATTATCTAATAAATGTTTTGCGTTATTGGCCAAGTGCTGCTGCATTTCAACATAGGTATCAGATAATTTCATTAATAATGCTTCAGTGCTGGTGAAGTGTTCATTAACATCATGCTTGTATTGTTCAATCTCAGCTTCTTTGGCTAATAGCTTACCCTTAAACTTCCCTGTTTGATCTTTGCTATTGGTTGCCTTGGCAATAACAAAACCGATAACAATACCGAGAACCAGACTAATTAATATTTCAAGATAGGGCATAATAGACCTCGTTAAATGATAATTTCACTCACTAAAATAGCGTGTTTCTTTTGATACTCTAATAGTAAGCACCTTTGTTTTAAAATAGTGTATTTCAAAAGAATACAACATGGTAGCATTGATTATTATTAATGCGTAGTAAACAAGATGTTAAAAACAGTAAAGGATTAGCAATTATAATGACCCCAGTAGAAAAATATCAGCTTGATTTAAAGCGCCCTGATTTTCTGTTTGATGCCGCACAAGAAAATGCAGTAATGGCATTACAACGCTTGTTTGACGAATTATTAATGGTACCGGAGTTACCGGCCAAACGCGGTTTATTTGCCAAGCTAAAAAGCTTAACGACGAAGCAGACGCTGACGCAAGCTAATCCAGTTAAAGGGATTTATTTTTGGGGCGGTGTGGGAAGAGGTAAGACCTATTTAGTTGATACTTTCTACGATTGTCTGCCGTTCGAGAATAAAATCCGCATTCACTTTCACCGTTTTATGCATCGAATTCATCAAGAGCTAAAAGGTTTAACGCAGCAGAAAGACCCACTTAAAGTGATTGCAAAAAAGCTAGCAGATGAAACACGGATTATTTGCTTCGATGAATTTTTTGTATCGGATATAACGGATGCAATGATCTTAGGCACCTTGTTTGAAGAATTATTTACCCATCAGGTCATTCTGGTGGCGACATCGAATATCATTCCAGATGAGCTTTATCGTAATGGTTTGCAACGGGCCCGATTTTTACCTGCGATCCAGTTGATTAATCAAAATTGCGACATCATCAATGTCGATAGTGGCGTGGATTATCGCTTACGTACCTTAGAGCAAGCGGAGATCTATCATTTTCCTTTGGACAGTACTGCACAGAAAAATCTAGACCAATATTTTCAGCTGTTATCTTGTGATCCCCGCAACTATAATCAACCAATCGAAATTGAAAATCGTCAGATACCGACATTAGCTGAAGCCGATAGCGTGTTGATGATTGATTTTAATGAGCTATGTGGCGGACCTCGTAGCCAAGTTGATTATATGGAAATTTCGCGTATCTACCACACGGTGTTGCTGGCTAATGTAAAACAGATGGGTCCGTTAACGGGTGATGTTGCCCGTCGTTTTATTGCCATGGTCGATGAATTTTACGAACGCAATGTCACCTTGATAATGTCAGCTGAACTAGAAATGTCGGCGTTATATACCAGTGGTTTATTAGAGTTCGAATTTCGCCGATGTTTATCACGTTTGCAAGAAATGCAATCACATGAATATTTAGGGCGTGAACATTTACCTTAGTGGGAATTACGTTATAATTCGACTGTTTTAGCACCAAATAGGTGTTTTTTGTGTGCGTTATTTAAAAAAATACACTAACTAACGCATTTATTTATTGAGTTACGATGAGTATATAGGCTATTGTTTCGGCAGACATGAACTGACAACGTGACGTATAGAGTGTTATTACGCCATTAAATTCATCGTAAAGGCTTGCTTCTAAATCCGTGAAGCAAGTAATTATTAGGGTGTTAAGTAGGCTTTTAGTTTAATGAATTATTCACCATATCAAGTGTTTGACAGGGAATATTGGGCTGAACTGCGAGAGTCGGTACCGCTGACCTTATCGGCAATCGAATTAAAGCAGTTACAAGGTATTAATGAACGCGTTTCAATTGAAGAAGTGTGCGATATTTATCTACCTTTGTCGCGTTTGCTTAATTTATATGTCACTAATCGCATGCAGCGTCGTGTTGTCCGTGATCAGTTCTTGGGACGCGAAGTAGCTAAAGTACCCTACATTATCAGTCTTGCGGGTAGTGTTGCCGTTGGTAAAAGTACCACAGCAAGGATTTTGCAAGCCTTGTTGCAATGCTGGCGTGAGCATCCCAAAGTTGCATTAATCACCACAGATGGCTTTTTGTACCCGAATGCGTATTTAAAAGAACATGGCATGATGAAACGTAAAGGTTTTCCTGAAAGTTATGACATTAATGCCTTAGTTAAATTTGTGGCTGACATTAAATCGGGTAATGCGCGTGTTACCGCCCCAGTCTATTCTCATTTTTCTTATGATATTGACCCTGACGACGAAGTGGTTGTTGAGCAGCCTGATATTGTGATTCTCGAAGGCTTAAATGTGCTGCAATCAGGATTAGAGTATCCGAATGATCCGCATCGTGTGTTCGTCTCTGATTTTGTTGATTTCTCTATCTATGTCGATGCTGACCTTGAAAACCTTGAAAACTGGTATGTACAACGTTTCTTACAGTTACGAGAAAGTGCTTTTTCCGATTCGAGTTCTTATTTTCATCACTATGCTAAATTAGATGAGGATGAAGCAAAAGATGTGGCATTGAACATTTGGCGTACAATTAATGGTAAAAACTTAGTAGAAAATATCTTACCAACGCGAGAACGTGCTAACCTCATTCTTACTAAAGACCTAAATCATCAAGTGCATCAAGTTAAATTACGAAAATAAGCTTAATTTCAGTCATTTTCTTGGCCTTATATTGATGTTTTTCGAGATTAATCTTATTTTTTTTAAAATATAGGTGAAATTTCGCTCATTTCTCTTTATACTACGCGGTGCCCACGAACAAGGTGCTGTGGTGGTTCCTTGTCCTAATGACGCCATGTACTTATTCGAAGGGATGAGTAAGGTATATAGTTCACGTATAGATAACTGTATGTGATAGTTTAAACAAATTTTATTGGGTTCAATATAAAATGAAAACTTTTGTTGCTACACCAAGCACGATAAAACGTGAATGGTTCGTTGTTGACGCTGAAGGTAAAACTTTAGGTCGTCTTGCGACTGAAATCGCTTCTCGCTTACGTGGTAAGCACAAGCCTGAGTTCACTCCTCATGCTGATACTGGCGATTACATCATCGTTGTAAACTGTGAAAAAATCGTTGTAACTGGTAACAAAGCGAAAGGTAAAATTTACTACTCGCACACTGGTTACATTGGCGGCATTAAATCAATTAGCTTTGAAAAGCTTATTGAAAAAGCTCCAGAGCGCGTTATCCAGTCTGCGGTTAAAGGTATGTTGCCAAAAGGTCCTCTAGGCCGTGCAATGTTCCGTAAGATGAAAGTATACGCAGGTCCTGAGCACAATCATGCTGCTCAACAACCACAAGTTCTAGACATCTAATTTACGGAATTTAAGCAAATGGCAGAAAATCAATACTACGGCACTGGTCGTCGTAAAAGTTCAACAGCTCGTGTATTCATGAAAGCTGGTACAGGTCAACTAACTATCAATAAACGTTCTTTGGAAGTTTATTTTGGTCGTGATACAGCTCGTATGGTTGTTCGTCAAGCACTAAATTTAGTTGAACTACAAGACAAATTCGACCTAAACATCACTGTTTCTGGTGGTGGTACTACTGGTCAAGCTGGCGCAATTCGTCACGGTATCACTCGCGCACTTATGGAATATGACGAAACTCTTCGTCCTGCTCTACGTGCTGCTGGTTTTGTTACTCGTGATGCTCGTCAAGTTGAGCGTAAGAAAGTTGGTCTTAGAAAAGCACGTAAACGTCCACAGTTCTCAAAACGTTAATTCGTTTTTTGGTGGTTCGCTTTATTGCGACGAAAGCCTGGCATATGCCAGGCTTTTTTTTGTCTTTTTTTTAATTGACGTAGTTACAGCTTTGTTAAATGTAATGCTGTTTCTGACTTGCGTAGCAGTACGTAACACAGAAAGAGAGCGACTTACTCTATTTACTGGGTCATAAGCGACAGATATTGACTTAATCAATGAAAATATATGATTAATGTCTCATTGTCCTTGTAAAAATGTAACCAATTAATTAAAATTCAACGGCATTTATGTAACTTTTTTAGCTAATAAAAAGTTATCTTTTTTGAAATGGTATTCACTGCAAGATAATAACAATAATTTGCGCTGAGTCCGAATGGGAGAATAATTGGATGAGCAATGCGCCTGTTGATTCTGGTCGTCGTCGCTTTTTAACTGCTGCTACATGTGTAGTGGGTGGTATTGGAGCTGTCGGCGCAGCCGTACCTTTTATCAAATCTTGGAACCCGAGTGCTAAAGCTAAAGCAGCTGGTGCACCGGTTGAAGTTGATATTAGTAAAATTGAACCTGGTCAGTTAATTCGTGTTGAATGGCGAGGCAAACCTGTATGGCTTGTATCTCGTACAGAAAGCGTGTTAAAAGAACTTGAACAGCATGATGGTTCGTTACGCGATCCGGCATCTGAACAAGAACAACAACCGAGTTACGCACAGAACAAATATCGCTCGATTAAATCAGAGTTATTGGTAGCTGTTGGTATTTGTACTCACTTAGGGTGCTCTCCAACTTATCTGCCTGATAGCTTTGGCGAACAAGTCGAAGGTGTTTCTTCTGGTTTCTTCTGTCCATGTCATGGTTCTAAATTTGATATGGCTGGTCGTGTATTCCAAGGTGTACCTGCACCGTTGAATCTAGTCATACCACCGCATTATTATATTGATAAAACGACGATTCTAATCGGTGTAGATAAGGGAGCTGCCTAATGCTTGGTAAATTAGTCAATTGGATTGATGAACGTATCCCAATGACGGATACGTGGAATAAACACGCTGGTCAATATCCAGCGCCGAAAAACTTTAACTTCTGGTACTACTTTGGCATTTTAGCTACGGTAGTGTTTGTCAATCAGATCCTAACGGGTATCTGGTTAACGATGAATTATAACCCATCTGGCGACGGTGCTTTTGCGTCAATTGAATACATCATGCGTGATGTTGAATTTGGCTGGTTGTTACGTTATATGCATTCAACAGGTGCTTCCGCATTCTTTGTGGTGGTGTATCTGCATATGTTCCGTGGTCTGATGTATGGTTCATACCAGAAACCACGTGAATTATTGTGGGTCTTTGGTTGCTTACTCTTCCTTGCCTTAATGGCGGAAGCTTTCATGGGTTATTTATTGCCATGGGGTCAAATGTCATTCTGGGGTGCTCAGGTTATTATCTCGTTATTTGGTGCGATCCCAATTATTGGTGATGACTTAACACTTTGGATCCGTGGTGATTATGTGATCTCGGGTGCGACATTAAACCGTTTCTTTGCATTACACGTAATTGCTGTGCCATTAGTACTTGTGGTACTGGTGTTCTTACACATAGTAGCGCTGCATCATGTGGGTTCAAATAACCCTGACGGTATTGAGATCAAAGAAAATATAGATGAAAATGGTTGGCCTAAAGACGCTATTCCATTCCACCCTTACTACTCAGTGCACGATGCTGTTGCGGTCGTGGTGATGCTTATCTTATGTAGTATTGTGATCTTCTTTATGCCTGAAGGTGGTGGTTATTTCTTAGAAGCGCCCAACTTCGAAGCGGCAAACCCATTGAAAACACCAGATCATATTGCGCCAGTGTGGTACTTCACTCCGTTTTACGCCATTTTACGTGCGGTGCCGGACAAGCTGGGTGGCGTGATCATGATGGGCCTCTCTATTTTGATGCTATTCTTAGTGCCTTGGATCGATCGCGGTAAAGTGAAATCAATCCGTTATCGTAGTATTTGGCATAAACTTAATTTATCTCAGTTTGTTATTTGTTTCATTATTCTGGGCGTATTAGGGACATTAGCACCAACACCTGGTCGTACATTATTGTCGCAAATCACCACATTAGGTTACTTTGGTTATTTCGCTCTGCTGTGGTTCTACAGTAAGAATGAAACCACTAAACCTTTACCAAAAAGGGTGACAATG comes from the Moritella yayanosii genome and includes:
- the coaA gene encoding type I pantothenate kinase gives rise to the protein MNYSPYQVFDREYWAELRESVPLTLSAIELKQLQGINERVSIEEVCDIYLPLSRLLNLYVTNRMQRRVVRDQFLGREVAKVPYIISLAGSVAVGKSTTARILQALLQCWREHPKVALITTDGFLYPNAYLKEHGMMKRKGFPESYDINALVKFVADIKSGNARVTAPVYSHFSYDIDPDDEVVVEQPDIVILEGLNVLQSGLEYPNDPHRVFVSDFVDFSIYVDADLENLENWYVQRFLQLRESAFSDSSSYFHHYAKLDEDEAKDVALNIWRTINGKNLVENILPTRERANLILTKDLNHQVHQVKLRK
- the rplM gene encoding 50S ribosomal protein L13 — protein: MKTFVATPSTIKREWFVVDAEGKTLGRLATEIASRLRGKHKPEFTPHADTGDYIIVVNCEKIVVTGNKAKGKIYYSHTGYIGGIKSISFEKLIEKAPERVIQSAVKGMLPKGPLGRAMFRKMKVYAGPEHNHAAQQPQVLDI
- the zapE gene encoding cell division protein ZapE, with protein sequence MTPVEKYQLDLKRPDFLFDAAQENAVMALQRLFDELLMVPELPAKRGLFAKLKSLTTKQTLTQANPVKGIYFWGGVGRGKTYLVDTFYDCLPFENKIRIHFHRFMHRIHQELKGLTQQKDPLKVIAKKLADETRIICFDEFFVSDITDAMILGTLFEELFTHQVILVATSNIIPDELYRNGLQRARFLPAIQLINQNCDIINVDSGVDYRLRTLEQAEIYHFPLDSTAQKNLDQYFQLLSCDPRNYNQPIEIENRQIPTLAEADSVLMIDFNELCGGPRSQVDYMEISRIYHTVLLANVKQMGPLTGDVARRFIAMVDEFYERNVTLIMSAELEMSALYTSGLLEFEFRRCLSRLQEMQSHEYLGREHLP
- the degS gene encoding outer membrane-stress sensor serine endopeptidase DegS; translated protein: MQGWWSYISKSILLGIAVAAILLLALPQLQNKQSLGLTQPFSLGLNEQMSFSAAVKRAAPSVVNIYTRTYQKSTINSKPTLRPQSLGSGVIMNNKGYLLTNYHVIANADQIIVALQDGRFFTAELIGFDRYTDLAVLHIDAENLPSIPQSKHEQTNIGDVVLAIGNPYNLGQTITQGIISARGRIGMSTTGHQNFLQTDAAINEGNSGGALVNSLGELVGINTASFQVANNVETMGISFAIPYPLAVKIMRALIANGRVIRGYLGIEGTSINAVMAKLLGLKANQGIVVQNTAPDSPAEKAGLVAGDVVIKFNGAEIDNVIWLMDVVAEQRPGSKINLTVIREGKQLEISVTLGELQVQPQS
- a CDS encoding YhcB family protein, which produces MPYLEILISLVLGIVIGFVIAKATNSKDQTGKFKGKLLAKEAEIEQYKHDVNEHFTSTEALLMKLSDTYVEMQQHLANNAKHLLDNVAVKDIPFQTKAEIDPAEPLEGQPKDYSSTASGLLNK
- a CDS encoding cytochrome b — translated: MLGKLVNWIDERIPMTDTWNKHAGQYPAPKNFNFWYYFGILATVVFVNQILTGIWLTMNYNPSGDGAFASIEYIMRDVEFGWLLRYMHSTGASAFFVVVYLHMFRGLMYGSYQKPRELLWVFGCLLFLALMAEAFMGYLLPWGQMSFWGAQVIISLFGAIPIIGDDLTLWIRGDYVISGATLNRFFALHVIAVPLVLVVLVFLHIVALHHVGSNNPDGIEIKENIDENGWPKDAIPFHPYYSVHDAVAVVVMLILCSIVIFFMPEGGGYFLEAPNFEAANPLKTPDHIAPVWYFTPFYAILRAVPDKLGGVIMMGLSILMLFLVPWIDRGKVKSIRYRSIWHKLNLSQFVICFIILGVLGTLAPTPGRTLLSQITTLGYFGYFALLWFYSKNETTKPLPKRVTM
- a CDS encoding DegQ family serine endoprotease; this translates as MNVKSHLTTLTALTLSTAIGLASLPATAALPLAVAGQSIPSLAPILEKVTPAVVNISVSGTKVSQQRIPEAFRYFFGPEGHGSQQRRPFQGLGSGVIIDAEQGYILTNNHVIADADEIKVMLKDGHEYEAKLVGADKSSDIALLQIKAENLTEIKFADSDKLRVGDFTIAIGNPFGLGQTVTSGIVSALGRSGLQLENLENFIQTDAAINSGNSGGALLNLRGELIGINTAILGPNGGNVGIGFAIPANMANNLVQQIIEHGEVRRGVLGVSGQELTPDLAKAFDIDIQYGAFINQVTPNSAAAEAGLIAGDIIVSVNNNNIRSFSELRARIGSLGPDKQITLGVVSNGTEKRVTATLKPADNKLANASNLHPGLAGAALTTADNNQGVLIAKVAPRSIAAASGLEEGDIIIGVNKDKVKNLAQLRKLLTEEKATLALNIKRGDQHLFLVLR
- the petA gene encoding ubiquinol-cytochrome c reductase iron-sulfur subunit; protein product: MSNAPVDSGRRRFLTAATCVVGGIGAVGAAVPFIKSWNPSAKAKAAGAPVEVDISKIEPGQLIRVEWRGKPVWLVSRTESVLKELEQHDGSLRDPASEQEQQPSYAQNKYRSIKSELLVAVGICTHLGCSPTYLPDSFGEQVEGVSSGFFCPCHGSKFDMAGRVFQGVPAPLNLVIPPHYYIDKTTILIGVDKGAA
- the rpsI gene encoding 30S ribosomal protein S9; translation: MAENQYYGTGRRKSSTARVFMKAGTGQLTINKRSLEVYFGRDTARMVVRQALNLVELQDKFDLNITVSGGGTTGQAGAIRHGITRALMEYDETLRPALRAAGFVTRDARQVERKKVGLRKARKRPQFSKR